CCGTCCGGGTCCAGGATGTACAGGTAGAAGGCGTTGGAGACGCCGTGCCGGCCCGGGCCGCGCTCGATCCGGTCGGAGATGCGCAGCGCGCCCATTTTGTCGCAGATCTGGATGATGTTGTGCTTCTCATGGGTGGCGAACGCGACGTGGTGCATGCGCGGGCCGTTGCCCCCGGTCAGTGCGGTGTCGTGCACGGTCTGCTTGCGGTGCATCCAGACGGCGTAGGTGACGCCGTCGGAATCCTGGATGTCCTCCGAGACCCGGAAGCCGAGGTCCTCAAGGTACTTCCGGCCGCGCGGGACGTCCGGGGTGACCTGGTTGAAGTGATCCAGCCGGACGAGTTCGCCGGCGGAGTAGAGGTCGTAGCGCTGGGTGAGGCGTTCGACGTGCTCCACGTCGTAGAAAAACTCGTAGGGGAAGCCCAGCGGGTCCTCGACGCGGACGGAGTCGCCAATGCCCTTGGTGAAGCCTTCCTTGCGGCGTTCGGTGCGGCAGCCGAGTTCCTTATAGTAGGCCTCGGCGGCATCGACCTCGGCGGGGGACTTCACCCGGTAGGCGAACGCGGCGACGGCGGCGATGGGTCCCTTGCGCAGCACAAGGTTGTGGTGGATGAACTCCTCCAAGGAGCGCAGGTAGATGTTGTTCTCGTCTTCCTCGGTGACGTGCAGGCCAAGGAGGTCAACGTAGAACTCGCGGGACTTGGCCAGGTCCGTGACCACGATCTCCATGTAGGCGCAGCGGACGATGTCCGGTGCCGGGACGGAGGGGGTCGGGATGAAGTTGGTCATGGTCATCTCTCTTCTTTGAAAGGGGGGGCAGGACGCGGGTTAGGCGCCGAATTTGGGAGTGTGGACGGTGCCGAGGGTGATGTGGACGGCCTGCTGGTCGGTGTAGAAGTCGATGGAGCGGTAGCCGCCCTCGTGCCCCAGGCCGGAGGCCTTGACGCCGCCGAAGGGGGTGCGGAGGTCGCGGACGTTGTGGCTGTTGAGCCAGACCATGCCGGCCTCGACGTTCTGGGAGAAGTTGTGCGCCCGGGTCAGGTTCTGGGTCCAGATATACGCCGCGAGCCCGTACTTGGTGTTGTTCGCCAGGGCGAGTGCTTCGTCGTCGGTATCGAACGGGGTGATCGCCACGACCGGGCCGAAGATTTCCTCCTGGAAGATCCGGGCGTCCGGTGCGACGTCGGCGAATACGGTGGGCGCGATGTAGTTGCCCTCCGGCAGGTGGGCCGGGCGGCCGCCGCCGGCCAGCAGCCGGCCTTCGGTTTTGCCGATTTCCACGTAGGAGGCCACCTTGGCATAGTGCTCCGGGTGGACCAGGGCCCCGACCTCGGTCTTGGGGTCGTGGGGGTCGCCGACCACGATGTTCTTGGCCCGGGCGGCGTACTTGTCGCAGAATTCCTCATACACGGCACGCTCCACCAGGATCCTGGAGCCGGCCGTGCAGCGCTCGCCGTTGAGCGAGAAGACGCCGAACAAGGCGGAATCGATCGCGGCGTCGAGGTCGGCGTCGGCGAACACCACGCACGGCGACTTGCCGCCGAGCTCCATGGACAGGCCCTTGAGGTTTTCCGCGGCGTTGCGGAAGATCGTCTGGCCGGTGGTGGTTTCGCCGGTGAAGGAGATCAGCGGCACGTCCGGGTGCTTCACCAGCGCGTCGCCGGCTTCCTCGCCGAGGCCGTTGACGAGGTTGAAGACGCCGTCGGGCAGGCCGGCGTCTTTGAAGATGGTGGCCCAGAGCGAGGCGGACAGCGGGGTGAATTCGGCCGGCTTGAGGACAACGGTGTTGCCGGTTGCCAGCGCCGGGGCGAGCTTCCAGGACTCGAGCATGAACGGCGTGTTCCACGGCGTGATGAGGCCCGCGACGCCGATCGGCTTGCGGTTGACGTAGTTGATCTGGGCGCCAGGGACTTTCATGGCGTCGTCGAACTGGGCCACGATCAGGTCCGCGAAGAACCGGAAGTTCTCCGCCGCGCGCAGCGCCTGGCCCTTGGCCTGGGTGATCGGCAGGCCGGTGTCGAAGGTTTCGAGCTCGGCGAGCCGTGCCTCCTGGGCTTCGACGGCGTCGGCGATCCTGTTCAGGACCCGGGAGCGTTCCCGCGGCTTCATCCGCGGCCACGGCCCGGTGGTGAAGGCCTTCCGGGCGGCCGCGACAGCGAGGTCGATGTCCTCTTTCTGCCCGGCGGCGGCGGTGGCGTAGTTGGTGTTGGACACCGGATCCAGGACGTCGAAGGTCTTGCCGCTCAGGGAGTCGACGAATTCGCCATTGATGTAGTGCTGGATGTGGGTGGGAAGGTCCTGCGGAACGTAGTGGGTTGTAGCTTCTTCGGCAGTGAACGTCATTGTCTTTCCTTACTGCTGGGGCGTGTGCTGGTCGGTTGCAGCGGCCTGGGCGAGGTAGGCGTC
This DNA window, taken from Pseudarthrobacter sp. ATCC 49987, encodes the following:
- the hpaD gene encoding 3,4-dihydroxyphenylacetate 2,3-dioxygenase; the encoded protein is MTNFIPTPSVPAPDIVRCAYMEIVVTDLAKSREFYVDLLGLHVTEEDENNIYLRSLEEFIHHNLVLRKGPIAAVAAFAYRVKSPAEVDAAEAYYKELGCRTERRKEGFTKGIGDSVRVEDPLGFPYEFFYDVEHVERLTQRYDLYSAGELVRLDHFNQVTPDVPRGRKYLEDLGFRVSEDIQDSDGVTYAVWMHRKQTVHDTALTGGNGPRMHHVAFATHEKHNIIQICDKMGALRISDRIERGPGRHGVSNAFYLYILDPDGHRIEIYTQDYYTGDPDNPVITWDVHDNQRRDWWGNPVVPSWYTEASLVLDLDGNPQPVIIREEKSEMAVTVGADGFSYTRKEEDGHAGEKTGFKLGAQL
- the hpaE gene encoding 5-carboxymethyl-2-hydroxymuconate semialdehyde dehydrogenase gives rise to the protein MTFTAEEATTHYVPQDLPTHIQHYINGEFVDSLSGKTFDVLDPVSNTNYATAAAGQKEDIDLAVAAARKAFTTGPWPRMKPRERSRVLNRIADAVEAQEARLAELETFDTGLPITQAKGQALRAAENFRFFADLIVAQFDDAMKVPGAQINYVNRKPIGVAGLITPWNTPFMLESWKLAPALATGNTVVLKPAEFTPLSASLWATIFKDAGLPDGVFNLVNGLGEEAGDALVKHPDVPLISFTGETTTGQTIFRNAAENLKGLSMELGGKSPCVVFADADLDAAIDSALFGVFSLNGERCTAGSRILVERAVYEEFCDKYAARAKNIVVGDPHDPKTEVGALVHPEHYAKVASYVEIGKTEGRLLAGGGRPAHLPEGNYIAPTVFADVAPDARIFQEEIFGPVVAITPFDTDDEALALANNTKYGLAAYIWTQNLTRAHNFSQNVEAGMVWLNSHNVRDLRTPFGGVKASGLGHEGGYRSIDFYTDQQAVHITLGTVHTPKFGA